The window ACCGGATGGGTCTCGGTGGTGTTGCTGCCGGTGACGATGAACGCCTCCAGATTCTCCATCTCGGCGATAGAGTTGGACATGGCGCTGCTGCCGATGGACAGTTGTAGCCCTGTCACCGACCCGGCATGGCACAGCCGGGCGCAATGGTCGATGTTGTTGGTGCCCATCAGGGAGCGGATGAACTTCTGGAAGACGTAGTTGTCCTCGTTGGTGGCCTTGGCGCTGGCGAAGCTGGCGATGGCGTCATTGCCGTATTCGCGCGTGACGCGCACCAGCTCGTCGGCGCACAGGTCGAGCGCCTCATCCCACGACGCCTCGCGCCAGACGGGCGGGGCGCTGCGGCCCTCGGCGCGGTTGACGCGGATGAGCGGCGTGCGCACCCGGCCGGGATGCTTCACGTAATCCGTGCCGAAGCGCCCCTTGACGCACAGCATCCCATAGTTCGGGGCGGCGTCGAACGGCGCTTCGACGGCATAGATGAACTCATCCTTGACCTTCAGATGCATCTGGCAACCTACGCCACAGTAGGGGCAGGTCGTGCGGACGATTCTATCTGGGACGATCATGTTTGGTCTCCTTCTAAGAGATAGAACGCGGATGACACGGATTTACGCGGATTTTCGCTGATAAGAGAATGGGCCTTCTATGTCAGTTGGATGGGTGAATACTTTGCGCCTGATCTGTGGCTTTGGCCCAAAGAACAATAAGAGGCCCACTTCCATACCGGTTGCTTTCAGGTAATTGATCAATTGGGCTTCATGCGCCTGATTTAATGCGACGCCGCACTTCAGTTCGACGATAATGCACTGGTTTACGATCAGATCTGCAAAGTATTCTCCAACCGGTACTCCTTTGTACCAAACTGTGATTGGCGTTTGGGTAGTAACAGTGAAGCCCCGTTGCCGCAATTCATAGCAAAGGGCGTTTTCATAGACTTTTTCGAGGAAACCATAGCCCAGCGTGTTATTAACGTGATAAAAGGCGCTAATGATTCCATCGGTCACGTCTTTAAATTTTAGTTCGGCCATTTTCTTATCCCAGCCCAGGCCCTTATATTGCAATGGCTTGATAGTAAACAGCGAAAATCCGCGTCAATCCGCGTCATCCGCGTTCTATTCTTCGACCCGTTCTCGCCGCCGCTTCCCACCCCGCCGCGTCTGCCGAGATATATCATCAGGGTCAACCCCCTGCTCCAGCAAATATTGCCGCTTGGGCTTCAGCGCGTTCGTCGGGCAGACGCCGACACACTGGCCGCAGAAGACGCAGGTCGTGTCCATCATGCCGTCGCCCATGAACGTGCCGATCAGGGTATGGAAGCCGCGGCCGTCGAAGCTCAAGGCAAAGGTGTATTGCGCGTCCTCGGCGCAGACCTGCACGCAGCGCCAGCAGTTGATGCACTTGTTGTAGTCGCGCAGATAGAACGGGTTGTCGTCGTGGACAGGCGACTCGCGCCGCTCCAGGCCGTCGAAACGCTCCGGGTCGGCGTCGTAGGCCAGCAATAGGTCTTGCAGGTGGGGCGCTTCGCTCAGGTCAACGGTCGAGGCCAGCATCTCCAGGATCGTCCGCCGCGCTCGCTTCACGTCTTTCGTCTGCGTCTCCACCACCATGCCCTCGGCCACCTGCGTCACGCAGGCCGCGGCCTGCAAGCGCCGGCCGATATCGACCGAGCACACCCGGCACAGCCCGTTGGCCGTCAGGTGCGGATGGTAGCAAACGACCGGTATCTCGATGCCGATCGACGCCGCCGCGTTCAGGATGGTCGTGCCCACCGGCACGGTGGCCGGCAAGCCGTCAATTGTCAACGTTACCATGTCGCTCATGGTTGTCTCCAGATTCGATCCACAGATTTTGCAGATTTTTTAGGAAGCATTTCTTCAATCTGCTAAATCTGCGAAATCTGCGGATAAAACTCTTTCCGGATGGGTGTACACCCGCATCCGGTCTTGGCGTATATAGGCCACAATCGTGATATTCCACGCCTCGGCCAGGGCCACGGACAGGCCGGTGGGCGAGGTGCGCGAGCAGACGATGGGCGTCTCCAGCCGGCGGGCCTTGTTGATCATCTCGCTGCTGATCCGGCCGCTGCTGAGCAGGACGCGATCCTTCGTGGCGATGCCGGCCAGCAGCGCCGCGCCTTGCAGCTTGTCGAGGCAGTTGTGGCGGCCGATGTCCTCCACCTGCAACAGCAGACACTCGTCGGTCGGGGCGCACGGGTCGGCCAGCATCGCGGTATGGACGCCGCGCGCCGCCTGATACAGTTCCGCGCCCAGGTGCAGTTGCCGCATCAGCCCCGCCAGTTGGGCCGGCGTGGCCCGCAGGTCGCTCGTCAAAGGTTCGTAGACGCCCGACAGGTCGTCGAACGTCAGCCCGCCGCCGCAGCCGGCAGTGATAATCGCCCGCCGTGGCGGCCGGTATGCCATGTTGTGCAGCCACACGTCCACGCATGAGCCGCCCTTGGATAGATGATGGGCGCGCACGTCGTCGAGCCCGTCAATGACCCCCTCGTTATAGAGAAAGCCCAGCGCCAGTTCGGTCAGGTCGCGCGGCGTACACATGAACGTCGCCAGTTCCGCGCCGTTGACGGAGATGCAGGTCAGCGCCTCCTCGATCACCAGCCCATCGACCGGCAGCGGCTCGCCGCCGTTGAGGCTGATATAGCGCGCCGGGCGCACACCGATGGGATTGGTCGCGTTTTCGGTCATAGGTGTCTAAGAATGGCTACGGGATTTAGACGGACGAAACGGATTCATCAATCTATAAAATCCGTTTCGTCCGTCTAAATCCGTAGCCATCTCTTCATCTTATCCGTCCATTACCGCCGCCCGGCTCGAACAGCTCCGGCCAGCGCTCGGCGGCGCTGAGGATGGCCGAGGCCGCCGTCTGGCCCAGACCGCACAGCGAGGTCTGGGTCATCGCCAGGCCGATGTCTTGCAGCGTGCGCTTGTCGTCGGCCCGCGGCCCGCCATAACGCAGGATGCGCTCGATGATCTCCAGTTGCCGCTGCGTGCCCAGCGCGCAGGGGTAGCACTTGCCGCAGCTCTCGTGGGCGAAGAAGCGGGCCAGCATGTACATGATCTCGCGCAGATCGACCGCCTCATCGAAGACCATGATGACGCCGGAGCCGAGCGGGAAGTTCTGGGCCTTGGCGTCCTCGTAGGTCAGGGGCGTATCCAGCCGGCGCGGGCCGATGAACACGCCCGCCGCCCCGCCCAGCAGCACCGCCTGCACTTCCTTGCCGATGACGCCGCCGGCCATCTGGATCAGTTGCCGCACCGTCAGGCCGAACGGCACCTCGTAGACGCCCGGCCGCAGCACCCGGCCGCTGACGCAGAACCACTTTGTGCCCGGCGAGCCGGGCGTACCCAGCTTGTGCCACTGCTCCGTGCCCATGTTGAGGACGGCCACCGTGGCCGCCAGCGTCTCGATATTGTTGATGACCGTCGGCTGCTGGAACAGGCCGTGGGTGGTGGGGAACGGCGGCTTGATGCGCGGGAAGCCGCGCTTGCCCTCGATGGCCTCGAACAGCGCCGTCTCTTCGCCGCAGATGTAGGCTCCCGCGCCCAGGCGCAACTCGATGTCGAAATTGAAGCCGCGCCGGCCCAGGATGTCGCGCCCCAGATAGCCGGCCTCGCGCGCCCGCTCGATGGCGTTGTGCAGCCGCTTGTAGCAGCGTGGGTATTCGCCGCGCAGGAAAATCCAGCCGTTCTCGGCCCCCACGGCGTAGCCGGAGATGGTCATCGCTTCCAGCAGATTGAACGGGTCCTGCTCCATCAGTGCCCGATCCTTGAACGTGCCCGGCTCGCTCTCGTCGGCGTTGGCGATGATGTGTTTCTCGGCCGGGTGGCCGGGCGCGTTGCGGGCCATCTCCCACTTCAGGCCCACGGGGAACATGGCCCCGCCCCGGCCGAGTACGTCGCTGCCCTTCATCGTGGCGATGATCTCCTCCGGCGTCATGGTCAGCGCCTTGCGCAGCGCCTTGTAGCCGCCGTACTTCTCGAAGTCGGTCAGACTGGTCGGGTCGATCTTGCCGGCGCGGGCCAGCTTGACCAGCGGCCCGCCGTAAATCTTCGGCTCCGGCTCGGGGAAGGCACCGGCCAGAAAGGCATCGACGTCGTCGGGCGTCAGATTGCCGGCCGGGCGGTCGCCGTTGAGAGCGTTGGGGGCGTGCTCGCACATGCCCAGACAGGGCACAGTCTCGTAGCTGATGGAGCCGTCGGCGCTGGTCTCGCCCGGCCGCAGGCCCAACCGCTCCTCAATCGCCAGGCGCACCGCCGGGCTGCCGGCCATGTGGCAGGCCGGGTCGAAGCAGACGCGAATGACGCGCCGCGCCGTCGGCTTGTTGTAGAACATGGAGTAGAACTCCACCACGCCGTGGATGTCGGCCAGCGGCACGCGCAACGTGGCGCCGATGGCTTCCAGCACTTCGCGCGGCAGCCAGCCGTAGATGGCCTGGGCGTCGTGCAAGAGAGGCAAGAGCGCCTCGCGGCCGCGGCCACGATAATGGGCCAGAAGCGGCTCGAGCGCGCTCATGTCGATAATAGCGGGCTGCACCATACTTGGGCCTCCTGCGGAGCAAGTAATAGCCGGTTTGTGGTTGTGAGCGTATGTGGGTTGCCCACAGTCGCCGGCATGGAACCGGCGACAAATTCAATTATATAACACGTTGGGGGGATGAGGTAACGCTGCGGGGCGTTCTAATCCAACAGGGCCACCGCGCGGCGATAGAGAGGGTGGCGCGACGCCAACAGCAGGGCGGCGCGCGAATCGGCCCGGCGGCCGACCAGACGGTAGAGCATGCCCAGGGCGAAGAAAACGGCCGGCGCATTGAGACCGGCGGCAATGGCCTTCTCGTAGGCGGCCATCGCCATCCCGGCCCGGCCGTAGCCCTCGTTCAGGATAGCCTGCCGCAGATGGATGTAGGCCTCCGGGTTGGCGGCGTTCGTGGCCCGCAGCGTACTCTGGCGAATTTCGGCGGCCAACTGCCATTGGGCGAAATCGGCCACGGCGTTGAGCAGGTCGCCCGGCTCCACGCGCCCGTCCAACTGGTGGTCGCGCCGGTCGCGCACGGCCACGCAACGCCACGCCTTGTCGGCCGCCGACCAAACGATGTGATTATCGGGCAGCTCGGACAGCAGCGTGTAGCAGATATGCAGGGCCATGAGACAGCGCCCCTCGCGCCGCAACGTGTCGGCCAATGCCAGATTGTGGCGCGTGGCCGCGGTCAGGTCGCCGCGCCGCCGGCAGGCCACGGCCAGCCGTTCGCGAGCGGCCACCGACTCCGATAGGAGGGTCAGAACGCGCGTCCATTCCGCCTCGGCCTGGTCGAATTGCCCGTGGCTCCAATGGATGTCGCCGGCGATGAGGCGGCTGGCGGCGGAATCGGCGCTCAATCCCAACGACTCCTGAATGTCGGCGACTTTGACCACGTACTCGGCATTATCGCCGGCCAGACGCGCCGCCTCTTTATAGCAGGCCAGCGCCCGGCCGCGGTCGGCCAGCGACAGGTGAGTATCGCCCAGGCCGTTATAGACCCGCGGCTCGCGCGGCAGGCCGGTCAGGGCTGTCTGGAAGCAGGTCAGGGCCTGCTGCCATTTGCCTTGCCGGATGGCTTCCTCGCCGATTTCCAGGGCGAGCACGTAGCGGTGGGTCGTGTCGGTCATGGCGTAGGGCGGTTATTCAAAGGCGGGCAGTAGAGCGCCGGAGAGTTCGCGCTCCAGTTCAGCCAGGTAGGAACGCATCAGGCGGGTGCGCCGCTCGGCCTCGCGCCGGCCGGCGGCGGTGTGGAACATCTCCGCCAGCCGCAGCAGCTTGGTGTAGAAATGGTCGATGACGTAGACGCGGTCATCGGCGACGCGGCTCTGCGGCAGCGGCTCGTCCTCGTCGTAGAGCGGCTTGCCCATCGCCCCGCCCAGCATCAGCGTGCGGGCGATACCGATGGCCCCCAGCGCGTCGAGGCGGTCGGCGTCCTGCACCACCTGGGCCTCCAGCGTTTGGGGCGGGATGCCGGCGCTGAAGCTGTGGGCGACGATGGCGTGTTCGATGGCCGGGATGAGGCTGGGCGTATACGCGATCCGGCGCAGAAAGTCGCCGGCGCGGGCGGCGGCCAGGCGCGAGGCCTGCGCCCGTTGGGGCGAATCTTTGGGCAGGATCACGCAATCGTGGAGCCAGGCGGCGGGCAGCACCACGGCCGGATTGGCGTCCTCCAGCTCGGCCAGCAGCCGCACGTTGGCGACGACCCGCCGGATGTGGGCCAGGTCGTGGGCCGGGTCCGGGGCTTCCCCCAATGATTGCTCGGCAAACTGCTCGAAACGCGCATCCCAATCTAGTAGCATCGAACCGATTCTAGCAGTAGTGGGGTTAAAAGACGATTGATGACCATGGTTTTTACGTCGAACAAATGGTTAGGGGCGCTTTAATCAGACAAAGCGCCATTTGATACTTGCTAAGTTGCTGTATAATGATGCTTATTGTGAATAAGCAGAGGAATAAGCTTATGATTGAACATAATAGTAGAAGCGCGCGCAAAGTGACGATTACGCTACCGGATGAGTTGGTTGTTTACGCCGATCGACGGGCGGATCGAACCGGGACAAATCGCAGTCAGGTGATCGGTCAGGCGTTGGCCTATCTAATGGCGACGGAAGAGGCCGAACTGGCGGCCGAGGGCTATCGTTTCTACGCCGCCGAGGCTGAGGAATTTGCCGCGATGAGCAGTCAGGCGGTAGCCGAGGCTATTGGTTCGGCCGCGCCAGAGGAACCGCACCTATGAATGTCAGGCGCGGCGAAATCTATTGGGTCAAATTTGACCCGGTGAAGGGCAGCGAACAGGGCGGCTTGCGCCCGGCACTGGTCATCCAGAACGACGTGGGCAATCGCTTCTCGCCGACAACCGTTGTGGCCGCCATCACGCGCACCGTGCCGCCGAAACCCTACCCTTTTATTGTCGTGGTGGAGCCGGCCGAGAGCGGCTTGCGGGTCACAAGCGCGATCAATTGTTCCCAGTTGGCGACGATCCAACACAGCGGGCCGCAGAGTCGCCTGCGCCCCCTGCCTGGTGAAAGCGACGTTCGACCGATCGGCCGTCTGAGCGAGGCCAAAATGCAAGAAGTGGGCGAGGCCTTACAGTTTAACCTCGGGATGTAGGGCGGGTTGGCAACCCGCCCCTTCTGGCCCCCCGTGTTGAAGAGTAGGCGGGTTGCCAACCCGCCCTACAAGTTAGAACGTCGTCCGCGCCTGCTTACGGTTCGGCGTGTGCATCAGGAAGTCGCGGGCAAAGCGCTCGTTATAGGTGTCGATGAGCCGGTCGACGCGGGCCGCATCGGCCGAGGCCACCAGCAGCCCGGCGTGATATTCGCGGGGGATGCGCCAGACGATCTCCGGCTCGTCGTAGGCCGACAGGTCGGGCCACTGCTCGCGGGACAGACAGATGATCAGCCCGGCATACTCGGCGCGGTGTTCCGGTAGGGTGTATTCCTCGCCGCGCACCGATGCCAGCTCGATGCGTGCCGCTTCCTGCCACAAGGCCACGCCCGTGGCCGCCTCGACCATCCGGTCGATGTGGGCCCCGCCGACGCGGGCCGCCGTCTCCAGAAAGTAGAACTGCCCGTCGTGGTGGGCGCGGATGAACTCGGTGTGGGTGACGCCGCGCTCCAGGCCGAAGGCGCGGAAGACGTCGGCTGCCTGCCCGGTGGTGGCCGCGAACTCCTCGGAGTCGTGGGGCAGCAGGCGCGTGTTGAAGATGCCGCCGCCCTGGGTCACGCTCAGCGGCGGCGCGCCATAGCGGCTGCTGACGGCGAAGACCGGCCGGCCGCGCCACAGCAGCGCGTCGACGTGGTAGACGTCGCCGGGCACGAACTGCTCCAGCAGGAAATACGACTGCTGGTCGCCCAACTCGTCCAGCGCCCGCCAGACGGCCTCGCTATCGTGGAGCTTGCGGATGCCGACGGCCCCGGCCTCGAAGCGGGGCTTCAGCACCCACGGCGGCGGCACGGCGGCCATGTAGTCGCGCAGCTTGTCGTAGTTGAAGACGGCCGTGAAGGGGGGCACGCGAATGCCGTGGGCGGCGGCCTGGCCGCGCATCGCCAGCTTGTCGCGGAAGTAGCGGGCCTGGGTCTCGCCGATGCCCGGCAGGCGCAGATGCTCGCGCAACGAGGCGGCGGTGGCTACGTCGTAATCGTCGAGGGCCACAATGCGGTCGATGTCGGCGCCGCGGGCCAGATAGCTGACGGCGTGGGTGATGTTGGGCTGGGTGTGCAGATCGGGCATATTGAAATGCTGGGCGATGCTGTCCCACGGCCAGGGCTTGTCGCCGTACTTCTCGGCCGTGACGAGGATGACCCGCGCCCCCTGCCGGGCGCACTCCTCGATGAAAGGCATGCCCTTATATTCGCTGGCGAGGCAGAGGATGGTGATCGGCCGCTGGTTGGTCATGGCGCTGCTCCTGAGTGAAGAATGGGCGGATTCTACTGCAAATTCAGACAACGCTCAATTCAATCGACTATTGTCCGGGCCGTCCTCTTCGTCCCACTTTCGCGGCGCAAGCCAGTTGTCATCATCTTCGTCATTGGCCGACCACAAGAGGTAAGCGTTGGCTTCGTCTTCGGCGGTTAGCTCTTTGGGATAGTGAAACCGCAGCGCGTGGGCGATCGCCGTCGTCACGTAGACGTTCCGGCTAACACCGAGTTTGGCCGCCATCGCATCAACTTCCTCTAACAATGATTCCTCGATCTCAAATTTGACGATTGTTTTTGTCATCAGTGACCTTCTTACTTCGCCGTGTTCCATTCATCCCCCCAATCCTGAATACCCAGCCAGGCTTCCACTTCTTCATCGTCAGGTGGTAACAGCCGATAGCCCTCCGCGTCTTGGCGTTCCAATTCACGCCAACGGCGCGCCCAAAGTTCCCGTTCCAGCAACTCACGAATGAAGGCCGAGCGGGTAGTATCCAGCTCGGCTACCAATTCATCGACTTGTTCCAGCAAGCCTTCATCAAGCGTCACCTGGATTGTCTTTAACACCATGTGCCATATTGCGAACGTGCATCATTATCCACGTTTCACCCCACATTACCCTGTGTATCAATACCCTCTTTCAAACGATAAAGGTGTTTGTTCCCTTGTTTGCCCAATAACTCGAGCAAACCCATCGCCCGTAACGCATACGTCGCCTTGCCCGCCAGATGGCCGTTCCAGCCCTTCACCTTCGCCAGATCGGCGTTGCTGAACGGCTCCGGCAGGGGCGGCAGCAGGGCCAGATAATCGGCCGGCGGCCCGAAGACGGCCGACGCGCTGACCCCCAATAGTCGCCGGTCGACCAAACTCCACCGGCCGCGCCGCCAACTGCCCAAACCGTCGTCGCGCCACACCTGCTCCTCGCGGATGAGCAGCACTTCCACGGTCAGGTTGGGATGGGCAACCAGGTCGGGCACACGCACCAGTTCGCTGAAGATGTCGTGGACGGCGGCGTGGATGGGCGACTTGCGGCGGGAGATCGGCCGCCCGGCGGCGTCCTCGCGTACGATCCAGCGCTCGCCCGGCAGCGGGTGGACGAGGTGGATGCGCCGGCCGTCATCCAGCAGCCGGCGCAACTTCGGCCGCAGGGCATAGAGGTGGCGCGTCTGAATCTCGATCAGCAGGTCGTCGCGCCGGATGTCGATGACGTAGCGGCCGAGGCGAGCCTCGAACTGGTCGCCCGGCTGGGCCAGGTGGGCCTTCAGCGCGGCGTGGAGGGAGCGTTCGGTGAGTTGGCCGATACCATTTGAGTGCGACGCACCTTCTGAGGTGCGTTGCACTTCTCCGCCGAACTCCTCAGCCACGGCTTTCGTCATTATTCAATTGTAAGGGACGGGAGGGGAAAATGCATGAACGCGGATGAAACTCAATCCGGAATGACCAGTGGTAGGGTGCGTTCGCGAACGGCTTCGGCGGCGTAATGGAGGGCCTCGCGGATGTCATCCCTTTCTAAATCGGGATAGGCGTCTAGGATTTCTTCGACCGTCATGTCGTTGGCTACCATGCCGACGATGGTGGCGACTGGGATGCGTAGGCCGCGGATGCAGGGGACACCGCCCATCTGTTTGGAATTGA is drawn from Candidatus Promineifilum breve and contains these coding sequences:
- a CDS encoding ATP-grasp domain-containing protein, with translation MTNQRPITILCLASEYKGMPFIEECARQGARVILVTAEKYGDKPWPWDSIAQHFNMPDLHTQPNITHAVSYLARGADIDRIVALDDYDVATAASLREHLRLPGIGETQARYFRDKLAMRGQAAAHGIRVPPFTAVFNYDKLRDYMAAVPPPWVLKPRFEAGAVGIRKLHDSEAVWRALDELGDQQSYFLLEQFVPGDVYHVDALLWRGRPVFAVSSRYGAPPLSVTQGGGIFNTRLLPHDSEEFAATTGQAADVFRAFGLERGVTHTEFIRAHHDGQFYFLETAARVGGAHIDRMVEAATGVALWQEAARIELASVRGEEYTLPEHRAEYAGLIICLSREQWPDLSAYDEPEIVWRIPREYHAGLLVASADAARVDRLIDTYNERFARDFLMHTPNRKQARTTF
- a CDS encoding type II toxin-antitoxin system PemK/MazF family toxin, with protein sequence MNVRRGEIYWVKFDPVKGSEQGGLRPALVIQNDVGNRFSPTTVVAAITRTVPPKPYPFIVVVEPAESGLRVTSAINCSQLATIQHSGPQSRLRPLPGESDVRPIGRLSEAKMQEVGEALQFNLGM
- a CDS encoding DUF433 domain-containing protein; translated protein: MNSERITINSKQMGGVPCIRGLRIPVATIVGMVANDMTVEEILDAYPDLERDDIREALHYAAEAVRERTLPLVIPD
- a CDS encoding ribbon-helix-helix domain-containing protein, with amino-acid sequence MIEHNSRSARKVTITLPDELVVYADRRADRTGTNRSQVIGQALAYLMATEEAELAAEGYRFYAAEAEEFAAMSSQAVAEAIGSAAPEEPHL
- a CDS encoding NAD(P)H-dependent oxidoreductase subunit E — translated: MVQPAIIDMSALEPLLAHYRGRGREALLPLLHDAQAIYGWLPREVLEAIGATLRVPLADIHGVVEFYSMFYNKPTARRVIRVCFDPACHMAGSPAVRLAIEERLGLRPGETSADGSISYETVPCLGMCEHAPNALNGDRPAGNLTPDDVDAFLAGAFPEPEPKIYGGPLVKLARAGKIDPTSLTDFEKYGGYKALRKALTMTPEEIIATMKGSDVLGRGGAMFPVGLKWEMARNAPGHPAEKHIIANADESEPGTFKDRALMEQDPFNLLEAMTISGYAVGAENGWIFLRGEYPRCYKRLHNAIERAREAGYLGRDILGRRGFNFDIELRLGAGAYICGEETALFEAIEGKRGFPRIKPPFPTTHGLFQQPTVINNIETLAATVAVLNMGTEQWHKLGTPGSPGTKWFCVSGRVLRPGVYEVPFGLTVRQLIQMAGGVIGKEVQAVLLGGAAGVFIGPRRLDTPLTYEDAKAQNFPLGSGVIMVFDEAVDLREIMYMLARFFAHESCGKCYPCALGTQRQLEIIERILRYGGPRADDKRTLQDIGLAMTQTSLCGLGQTAASAILSAAERWPELFEPGGGNGRIR
- a CDS encoding GxxExxY protein → MAELKFKDVTDGIISAFYHVNNTLGYGFLEKVYENALCYELRQRGFTVTTQTPITVWYKGVPVGEYFADLIVNQCIIVELKCGVALNQAHEAQLINYLKATGMEVGLLLFFGPKPQIRRKVFTHPTDIEGPFSYQRKSA
- a CDS encoding tetratricopeptide repeat protein — its product is MTDTTHRYVLALEIGEEAIRQGKWQQALTCFQTALTGLPREPRVYNGLGDTHLSLADRGRALACYKEAARLAGDNAEYVVKVADIQESLGLSADSAASRLIAGDIHWSHGQFDQAEAEWTRVLTLLSESVAARERLAVACRRRGDLTAATRHNLALADTLRREGRCLMALHICYTLLSELPDNHIVWSAADKAWRCVAVRDRRDHQLDGRVEPGDLLNAVADFAQWQLAAEIRQSTLRATNAANPEAYIHLRQAILNEGYGRAGMAMAAYEKAIAAGLNAPAVFFALGMLYRLVGRRADSRAALLLASRHPLYRRAVALLD
- a CDS encoding 2Fe-2S iron-sulfur cluster-binding protein, coding for MSDMVTLTIDGLPATVPVGTTILNAAASIGIEIPVVCYHPHLTANGLCRVCSVDIGRRLQAAACVTQVAEGMVVETQTKDVKRARRTILEMLASTVDLSEAPHLQDLLLAYDADPERFDGLERRESPVHDDNPFYLRDYNKCINCWRCVQVCAEDAQYTFALSFDGRGFHTLIGTFMGDGMMDTTCVFCGQCVGVCPTNALKPKRQYLLEQGVDPDDISRQTRRGGKRRRERVEE
- a CDS encoding HD domain-containing protein, whose product is MLLDWDARFEQFAEQSLGEAPDPAHDLAHIRRVVANVRLLAELEDANPAVVLPAAWLHDCVILPKDSPQRAQASRLAAARAGDFLRRIAYTPSLIPAIEHAIVAHSFSAGIPPQTLEAQVVQDADRLDALGAIGIARTLMLGGAMGKPLYDEDEPLPQSRVADDRVYVIDHFYTKLLRLAEMFHTAAGRREAERRTRLMRSYLAELERELSGALLPAFE
- the fdhD gene encoding formate dehydrogenase accessory sulfurtransferase FdhD, producing MTENATNPIGVRPARYISLNGGEPLPVDGLVIEEALTCISVNGAELATFMCTPRDLTELALGFLYNEGVIDGLDDVRAHHLSKGGSCVDVWLHNMAYRPPRRAIITAGCGGGLTFDDLSGVYEPLTSDLRATPAQLAGLMRQLHLGAELYQAARGVHTAMLADPCAPTDECLLLQVEDIGRHNCLDKLQGAALLAGIATKDRVLLSSGRISSEMINKARRLETPIVCSRTSPTGLSVALAEAWNITIVAYIRQDRMRVYTHPERVLSADFADLAD
- a CDS encoding ribbon-helix-helix domain-containing protein; amino-acid sequence: MVLKTIQVTLDEGLLEQVDELVAELDTTRSAFIRELLERELWARRWRELERQDAEGYRLLPPDDEEVEAWLGIQDWGDEWNTAK